In Torulaspora globosa chromosome 1, complete sequence, a genomic segment contains:
- the SMI1 gene encoding Smi1p (ancestral locus Anc_5.100), with protein MNVLKKKLKELVYSFSTDDHYAEYNANDGGRSFNMRRRANQGAGVSGSRVHLNGGDELGDEEMNLGAVEEEEDEINIDEFGNMDKEGVSEALLAWRHIDSWTSKHNPDLNATLGDPCTHNDITHAEEDLAVTLPAAVRVSLRVHDGQEDLESMTGVSGLIYGLQLMTLDQIVEMTEKWRSVAKNLDRVSKADRETTVSSSSQSAEATKRKQFKLPHIPRQDSIPKNSIQPVYAHPAWIPLLTDNAGNHVGVDLAPASEGKYAQVIIFGRDFDTKFVVAANWGDFLLDFANDLEAGNWYLVDDNDDFLSGDGELVFRDKKSNGPVQDYLEVLKKRAWTKYQESAKSRDTQQTAVEPENAKDATQIGTVALTDGVSAHEGAVQEVQVHPAVKEVPEAGKDVNDREPTSLATEKTGSETHKTEETEAVASSAQSQANEESSKARGVSDEGNSKESTDLKNEQVKNDSEENGDAQDSNVETLKDEFKNIDL; from the coding sequence ATGAATGTGCTAAAGAAaaaactgaaagagcttGTTTACTCGTTTAGTACCGATGACCATTACGCGGAATATAATGCCAACGACGGTGGTAGATCCTTCAATATGCGTCGTAGGGCGAATCAGGGAGCTGGAGTGAGCGGCTCGCGGGTGCATCTCAATGGCGGAGACGAATTGGGAGACGAAGAGATGAATCTGGGGGCTgtcgaggaagaggaggatgaaatCAACATTGACGAGTTCGGCAACATGGACAAGGAGGGCGTTTCTGAAGCGCTACTAGCGTGGAGACATATTGATTCTTGGACTTCGAAACACAACCCGGACCTGAACGCGACTTTGGGGGACCCCTGCACTCACAACGATATTACGCACGCGGAGGAGGACCTTGCGGTCACGCTACCGGCGGCGGTGAGAGTGTCGTTGAGGGTCCACGACGGTCAGGAAGACCTGGAGTCGATGACAGGTGTCTCCGGGCTGATCTACGGGCTGCAGCTGATGACCCTGGACCAGATTGTCGAAATGACAGAGAAATGGAGAAGCGTCGCCAAGAACTTGGACAGAGTTTCCAAAGCGGACCGGGAAACAACGGTGTCGTCCTCGAGCCAGTCTGCCGAGGCTACGAAGAGGAAACAGTTCAAGTTACCACACATCCCACGACAAGACTCGATCCCAAAGAACTCGATACAGCCGGTATATGCGCATCCAGCGTGGATTCCATTACTGACAGACAACGCTGGGAATCACGTGGGAGTGGATCTGGCTCCAGCTAGTGAAGGCAAGTATGCTCAAGTGATTATCTTTGGCAGAGATTTCGACACCAAGTTCGTCGTGGCCGCTAACTGGGGTGATTTCCTTCTGGATTTTGCGAACGATCTCGAGGCCGGAAATTGGTACCTGGTCGACGATAACGATGATTTTCTCTCCGGTGACGGTGAACTGGTCTTTAGAGACAAGAAATCGAATGGTCCTGTTCAGGATTACTTggaagtgttgaagaagagggcTTGGACTAAGTACCAGGAATCGGCAAAATCGCGCGATACCCAGCAGACCGCTGTGGAACCAGAAAATGCTAAAGACGCTACACAGATCGGTACGGTAGCGCTAACGGATGGGGTCTCGGCACATGAAGGTGCAGTGCAAGAAGTACAAGTACATCCTGCTGTAAAAGAGGTGCCggaagctggaaaagaCGTGAACGACCGAGAGCCTACGTCTCTAGCTACTGAGAAAACAGGGTCTGAGACTCACAAGACTGAAGAAACCGAAGCCGTAGCTTCATCTGCCCAATCTCAGGCCAACGAGGAGAGTAGTAAAGCTAGGGGAGTTTCAGATGAAGGCAACTCAAAAGAAAGCACCGACTTAAAAAATGAACAAGTTAAAAACGACAGCGAGGAAAACGGCGATGCGCAAGATTCCAACGTCGAGACCCTAAAGGACGAGTTTAAGAACATTGATCTATAG
- the DIE2 gene encoding dolichyl-P-Glc:Glc(2)Man(9)GlcNAc(2)-PP-dolichol alpha-1,2- glucosyltransferase (ancestral locus Anc_5.101), producing the protein MTTQQPPETDQIDESPQLISPGIQRVLQREVVAGFLANLVIYPLLVIYFIGTFSFVTRRVVPYVFIDEQFHVGQTMQYLSGHWSSWDPKITTPPGLYILGWVSYKLVSVVTSWTALTAFRLVNLLGGAVILPLCVLRPLFLFNAIGFWPVALMCFPLLSTYYYLYYTDVWSTIFILQSLSLVLTQPYGPRASIWLSSACAALSCTFRQTNIVWTVFIMVIALERRAAIRKQFNTHRFNNYLKLFIHSIDEFQDTVLPYVLNFASFLVYLIWNKSITLGDKSNHSVGLHLVQVFYCFAFMALFSLPLWFSRNFLRLYVIRLQWKPIRTIFELLGIMLVIRYFTVMHPFLLADNRHYTFYLFKRLIGSHRRIFKYLLMSIVYHFSTFAYLEVLRPSEMKFDPVAPLPIKDPIDLPIQLTHISWSCLIVCTCLTIIPSPLFEPRYYILPFLFWRLFVTCSAEPIFGELVPAKEGETPITVTSTKRLFFEFLWFMGINMVTLYIFATRAFTWETEPFLQRIIW; encoded by the coding sequence ATGACTACCCAGCAGCCTCCTGAAACCGACCAGATAGATGAGTCACCTCAGTTGATCAGTCCTGGGATCCAAAGAGTGTTACAGAGAGAAGTGGTGGCCGGTTTCTTGGCCAATCTGGTGATATACCCTCTACTGGTGATCTATTTCATTGGTACATTCTCGTTTGTCACTAGAAGAGTCGTCCCATATGTGTTTATTGATGAGCAATTCCATGTCGGCCAGACTATGCAGTATCTCTCCGGCCATTGGTCATCGTGGGATCCCAAGATTACAACGCCGCCGGGACTTTATATTCTTGGATGGGTGAGCTACAAGCTCGTCTCGGTGGTCACCTCATGGACGGCTCTAACCGCGTTTAGACTGGTTAATCTACTGGGTGGCGCTGTGATCTTACCGTTGTGCGTTCTGAGACCgttgttcctcttcaaTGCAATTGGATTTTGGCCCGTGGCCCTTATGTGCTTCCCCCTGCTTTCCACTTACTACTACTTATACTATACAGATGTATGGTCAACAATATTCATTCTGCAATCACTGTCGCTCGTACTCACTCAGCCCTACGGTCCCAGGGCTAGTATCTGGCTAAGCAGCGCCTGTGCTGCGCTCAGTTGCACATTTAGACAAACCAACATAGTATGGACTGTCTTCATTATGGTAATCGCCCTAGAGCGCAGGGCCGCAATCCGGAAACAGTTCAACACTCACCGCTTCAATAACTActtgaagctcttcatcCATTCGATTGACGAGTTCCAGGACACAGTACTGCCATATGTGCTAAATTTTGCATCGTTTCTGGTTTACCTCATCTGGAATAAATCCATTACTCTCGGCGATAAGTCGAACCATTCGGTCGGCCTTCATTTGGTTCAGGTCTTCTACTGCTTCGCCTTCATGGCGCTTTTTAGCTTGCCTCTCTGGTTCTCACGCAACTTCTTGAGGTTATACGTGATTAGACTGCAATGGAAGCCCATTAGGACtatttttgagctcttAGGCATAATGCTTGTCATAAGATATTTTACGGTAATGCATCCTTTCCTTTTGGCTGATAACAGACATTATACATTTTATCTTTTCAAGCGATTGATTGGTAGTCACAGAAGGATATTCAAATATCTTCTGATGAGTATAGTGTACCATTTTTCCACATTTGCTTACTTGGAAGTTTTAAGACCCAGTGAGATGAAATTTGATCCTGTTGCTCCATTGCCGATTAAGGACCCAATTGATTTACCAATTCAGTTGACACACATATCATGGTCATGCCTGATAGTTTGCACTTGTCTGACAATTATCCCATCACCGCTGTTCGAGCCGCGCTACTACATTTTACCCTTCCTGTTTTGGAGATTGTTCGTTACTTGCAGTGCGGAGCCAATCTTCGGCGAGTTGGTCCCGGCTAAAGAGGGTGAGACGCCCATCACTGTCACATCCACTAAGAGGCTATTTTTCGAGTTCCTGTGGTTCATGGGTATCAACATGGTAACCTTATACATATTTGCTACTCGCGCATTTACCTGGGAAACAGAACCGTTCCTGCAAAGAATAATATGGTAA
- the MTC6 gene encoding Mtc6p (ancestral locus Anc_5.102), with protein sequence MQIPRKLLVIWALLWEVILCVNFEVLPAIDSQTQNAIRSQRDLMLNVTIDQLPLVGVNLRKVILNNASTNDTESLLGMQSLMKNGVQNFMLELQLRNDSWGVRDTNLDLQAFLVAFESFINKTDDNLSANILTLHLNISTEELPSNSTSGDDQSVITVDPSKPMLNLTYVLDQFMGRFRIYTPDDLRTDRQLGSTFDTYGQSNSGWPTLNSFLYLKRKRVLITEVSNRLNYSEVPYIFNNTILHYDVGNKTLETPNTIGELLYTSTISWRYLEAEFTPAEIQQYISMGYSPVISNHYSIGNLTQISELLGSSIIWSWGAGEPIPAFTTATPKNSSSLVAYNCALLKYYSTNNSAAWIVGNCYDKKQGLCRYAEQAFDWEVTEADDTYFAFEQRSECHCSDRYQFALPRTPLELTSLVIDLERSGTQDKEIWIDLNSIAVGDCWVTGGPYATCPYQKVVPHRNFVDMITPVSVSCCVILLIVFYLNLLRVPIHSNRKKWRKVVNELSKTELDGVPL encoded by the coding sequence ATGCAaattccaagaaagcttcTGGTGATCTGGGCTTTGCTTTGGGAAGTGATTCTTTGTGTGAATTTCGAGGTGCTGCCTGCTATCGATAGCCAGACGCAAAATGCCATACGGTCTCAGCGAGACCTCATGTTGAATGTTACCATTGACCAGCTGCCGCTGGTAGGGGTGAATTTACGGAAAGTGATACTGAATAATGCGTCGACGAACGACACAGAGTCTCTGCTGGGAATGCAGTCACTGATGAAGAACGGAGTGCAAAACTTTATGCTAGAACTACAGCTCAGGAACGATTCATGGGGCGTCAGAGATACAAATCTGGATCTTCAGGCGTTTCTCGTGGCTTTTGAGAGTTTCATCAACAAAACTGATGATAATTTGTCGGCGAACATTTTAACACTGCATTTGAACATCTCTACGGAGGAGCTGCCGTCCAATTCGACCTCCGGCGATGACCAGAGTGTTATCACGGTGGATCCTTCTAAGCCGATGCTGAACCTGACTTACGTCTTGGATCAGTTTATGGGACGTTTTAGGATCTACACTCCCGATGACCTGCGTACAGACCGGCAGCTTGGAAGTACGTTTGACACGTATGGGCAATCTAATAGTGGCTGGCCCACTCTGAATAGCTTTCTCTACCTTAAGCGGAAAAGAGTACTCATAACCGAGGTCTCTAATAGGCTAAATTACTCCGAGGTGCCATACATCTTCAATAATACAATTTTGCACTACGACGTCGGAAACAAGACTTTAGAAACGCCGAATACGATCGGAGAACTACTGTACACATCAACCATTAGTTGGAGGTACCTCGAAGCGGAATTCACACCGGCAGAAATTCAGCAATACATTAGCATGGGATACTCCCCCGTCATCTCAAATCATTACAGCATAGGAAATTTGACTCAAATTTCCGAACTACTAGGTAGCAGTATCATCTGGTCTTGGGGTGCCGGCGAGCCCATTCCAGCCTTCACGACAGCCACTCCGAAAAATAGTAGCTCTCTAGTGGCTTACAACTGCGCACTATTAAAGTACTACAGCACTAACAACTCAGCAGCTTGGATTGTCGGCAACTGCTATGACAAAAAGCAAGGCCTCTGTAGGTACGCCGAACAGGCTTTTGATTGGGAAGTGACAGAAGCTGACGATACCTATTTCGCATTTGAGCAGCGCTCCGAATGTCATTGTTCCGATAGATACCAATTTGCACTTCCAAGGACGCCATTAGAATTAACTTCCTTAGTGAtagatcttgaaagatcagGGACTCAAGACAAAGAGATATGGATCGATTTGAACTCAATTGCTGTTGGCGATTGTTGGGTTACTGGAGGTCCATACGCAACATGCCCATACCAGAAAGTTGTTCCTCATAGAAATTTCGTGGACATGATAACTCCAGTTTCTGTGTCCTGTTGCGTAATCCTACTGATAGTCTTCTATTTGAATCTTTTACGTGTACCTATACACAGCAACAGAAAAAAGTGGCGGAAAGTTGTGAATGAGTTGTCAAAGACAGAGCTTGACGGCGTTCCTCTATGA